TCAATGACAGTTTCTGTAATCATTTTTTGAAgtaattctgtatttttgtctgATTCTGCAATTAAGAGAGGGAAACAGAGGGAAGGTGCTGTATGCTCCTGTTGAGGCCACTGTTATTGATGCCATAGAAATAAAAgggaagtgttttttttccatttgtttgttttttattcaaataaaataatattcagAAACTGTTTCATGGATCATTGTCTGTTAAAAGGTGTTCTTCACCTTTTAACAGACAATGATATCATTTACAAAATGATATCATTGTCTGTTAAAATGTGTTCTTCACATACTGCCTGAAATATTGTCAGAAACAGAATACGATTGTGGCAGCAGGAATTAGCTGCTAGCTAATTGTGTTTTCGGTCATATttcttacaaaaaaagaaaagagtaaaagagtaatggataattgtattttttcttatgttaaaacaacagaaaataactgtAAACACTATAGCTTTCATAGTTTTGCCTGTTTTTGTCTATCGCAACAATGTAATGGTTCAAATGTTGTGAAGGGTATGAAAGCACCAGCACCACTTTTTGCAATGCAGTACAAAACCATGACACCATGGCACCTCCACCATGTTGTAAAGATGTTTCTAAAGTTTTACTGTTGTTCCTCCCTCCTGACCGCTTCCATACATAAGCCCCTTTTTCCATTAGTACTTACCTCGAATTGACTAACCACTAATCGCCTCGGATTgactggttttccattacaatccaGTACAACCTAACCTGTGTGGTTGTTATAATAGCAGCGCGTCCGAGCACCCTGTGACATAATTAATATGCAACACAAACGCTACAAAAAAAGGTGGACGTCGAGGCAAGAATATACCTGCTGCTCAGTCTGTGGCTTTTCGTTAGACTCAGGGACCACGgcgttgtttttttgtagtcAAGTTGCCAGGTTTCAAAAatggcatttttaatttttgcgaATGAGACACACTCATGACTCACTGAGTGGCGCTACTTATCAGCCAatcggtggcatgcagtctgacgacatcacattttagtacctgcttgGATCGCTTGGAACCCTGAACGAGCAGGTActatgacctaatggaaaaccctgaaaaccgtGGCAAACCACGCCGAGTTGACCTGGAAAAGGGGCTATTCTGTCAGCACTGCAAACCAAAAATGTTCAAGTTTGGATTCATccctccataagacctgtttcCATTTTTAAGCTGTCTCATTTCAGAGACATTTGTTATTATAATATATGGATATATGTGAATAAATGTTCCTATTAAGTGTCAATCATAAATTGAAATCTGTAggagaacaagaaaaaacaatcgAATCTAACACCATGCTTTGGAACAAAGTCACCAAACTTTTatagtgtttgtttgttgttgttgtttttagttttcttttaaagatttttctgGTATGGTTTTTCTACACACATTATAAGAGCTTTACCTTACATAAAAACACCATAAGGGTAAGtggtaattacattttatttttcagtattgCTGTGATTTAACACGTTGCTGTACTAAATTCAGTAATTGCATTACAGTCACAGTTATTTCAGTAGTCTCGTTATAAAGGTTCTTCAGTTATCTGCATGCCGGGTGGAtagaaagataaaaacaaacaaagatgattttttttcttcctctgctaCCATTATCTGATTTCATTTTATGTGGCTGAAGAAGGAAAATGGCGGAGTGATCTTCAGCCTTTGACAAGTGGagatatggacattacttttaattttattggACAAAAGGAGGAGAGAGTGATAGGAAATTGGAAAGTGCATCCAAGTCAGAAACCAGATTATACTGCCAACAGAACTTTGGCTCTTTGCAAGTTTTTggacagacagcatgctaacacaaagctagccaagaacatAGAGTAATGTTAAAGCTGAATGGATTGATCTTCATCATGTAACAgaagcagtgatgagcagtcagggtTGTAACCgccatttctacctgttcacgtttttaaaagtagaatcaCAGGGGCAAATCACTGTAaaggatttgtgttggtgtgttggtCTTTAGCATATAGATATATGTTGTCATTAGTAATTATTTGACGGCGCATTTCAGTTCATTAATAATGAGAATGTAATGTAACAAGTGGTAGCTGTACCAAATTACTTTCTCCAGCTAGTAATTAAGTACCATATGCCAttacttttaaaacatttaaaagtatATGTGATAAATTACATTTCTTGTAATGACCCGAACACTGGTTGTCAAATAGTGCTTAGTACTGTATGGCCTCAATTATAGAGGCCTAGAATGGGTAAAGAGAGAGGTTAGGAcacaataaaagaaacacaagtacAATTTACCTGAAAGGAGGGTAGGACTACAGGAAGAAAATAGTGAAGCTATTGGCCAAGACGAAGGGAAGGGGGGAGGAGTTGAGAGAAAGTGTGGGGATCAGTTATATTACTAATTCTGGTCACAACACCGACCAGAgctgcagctctctgcaggtctgTGGAGATGGACAACCAGGGCGGAGCAGAGCTCTGCTTTCCACAACTCTTCAACACCTCCTGCAAGAAGCCTACAACTCCTCTATCACAAGTTTTGTTCCATTATATTGTTGTGTTCTCAGTGTCTCTGCTAACTGCGGCTCTCAACCTGCTCGTCATCATTGCAGTCTCCCATTTCAGGCAGagattcactttttttttgaaaaactgCAGCTGTAGTTTCACTAAGTCAAGTCTAACTAAGTTCAAGTTATTAATTTATGATTTTTGTGTACAATATACTTGCATTTTAATTGCTAAACTAATTTTGAACAATGATGGGCAAACCTGTAGATAGTATCTTCTACAACTTCAGTACCTTGGAACTGTCTACACTTTAGACAGCTGTAAATATTTAGTTTGTTTGGATTGTTTCAGTATAGAAATAATGACTTGTTgatatttttctctcttctttcagGCAGCTCCACACACCCACTAACATCCTTCTCCTCTCTCTGGCTGTCTCAGACTTTCTCATTGGTCTGTTGATGATGCCGGCAAAAATCCAACGAGACACAGCTTGTTGGTTTCTTGGTCAGCTCACATGtttaatatataattatatatgcTTCATCAGTACCTCTGCCTCAGTGGGCATTATGGTGCTGATATCAGTCGACCGCTATGTGGCTATTTGTGACCCTTTGCATTACCCCACCAGAATCACTGACAGAAGAGTGAAACTCTGCGTCTGTCTGTGTTGgctctgctctgttttttaCAACATACTATTTATAAAGGACGACCTGCTTCAACGAGAGCGACATACTTCCTGTTATGGAGAATGTGTATTTGTCATAGACTACATTGCAGGAACCACTGACATTGTTTTGACTTTTATTGCTCCAGTTACTGTCATTGTATTTCTGTATATGAGAGTATTTGTGGTGGCTGTGTCTCAGGCCCGTGCCATGCGCTCTCATGTTACAGCTGTCACACTGCAGCTCTCAGTGACTCTAACAGCAAAGAAATCAGAGTTAAAAGCAGCCAGGACTCTGGGTGTTCTTGTTCTTGTGTTTCTGTTATGTTTCTGCCCATATTACATTGTGTCGCTTTTTGGATACAAGTTGCTCAATAGCTCATCTGCATCAATTGTGATCTATCTGTATTATTTTAACTCCTGTCTAAATCCTTTGATTTATGCTATGTTCTACCCCTGGTTTAGAAAAGCTGTGAAACTAATTGTGACTCTACATATACTGCAGCCTGGCTCCTGTGAGGTCAGCATACTGTAGAAGAAAGAAATCTTTCCTTAATGTACCAAGTGGTTTACCAAATTACTTTCTCTATCAATAATGTGCTACATTAATTTTAAGACATTTAACAAGTAATAATAAACTACATTTCTTGAGTAATAACCCCAACGGTGGTTGTCaaatagtgctttttttttttttttttttttttttttttaaacctgtcccgtttggttcttttgccatcagaattattgtctaaaggcgaagaaagatgcccaacggatttactttaccaaatggaccatcccagccttgccgtaatggtccatttgatttaccttttattgtttattttattttattttattttattttttttacttgctagatacgggacaggggaaaagaaaagggagaaagaaagaggggggaaaaaacaaaacaaaacaaaaaaaacagcggagaagagggacggggataaagggcaaaaaacaaaaaccaacaaaataagcagacaaaaaatacatatatcgatcacctggatcacctgttgagaaagaaaaaagaaaacaagcagaagaaattgagagtaatagaataaacaacatcacaatgatatatgggaatataacactaaatacttaatattaaacattattgtgcagcacgtaagatcgacagcgcacagtgtgctttgaggtaggagccaaaaagggtgtagtttgtgtgtgtgatcacctgtgtgtacacctgtgagcatgagcgcgcttgtatttaaaaggttccttaatgtaatgatctgctagagggtgtggggggccacagtcccatcctccagggcatgaagcaggtatggaggagatcaaaactccagacatccagaggcccccagaacacaagagaccaaggaagaccaacagaggggcagccgcgccactgtcccagaaagagctgaggagagtcccagatgagggatcactcagcagccgcggagcagaagccagggggggttgcagtgacgtgcccgtgagctccgccggcagccagctgtgcctgagtgaccgagccccaggccgagaggccgagggcaccccacccccgaagtggcccgagcgagccccaggttccaggccccgataagcagccaccaaggagtgagccggtgtgtacccggacgcccacccccggacacaaagaaccaccaacgcatcgatgtctgacgGCGTCTGcaaccggcaggggaagtggtggggggagataggcctccaaaccttggagggcctgagatgtccccagagaggtggcgtctgatacccaacctgacatatagacacagacatacaggcacactcaaatacaaacatccattcccaccctcctgctctcataggcaattactccacactcaaccaacgtggagacagacataaagagacgctgtacacacaatcacactccccaagcgtactctaagaaccgggtctaggtacccttgcccctggagggggaaactgcacccagacccaggtggtgttacccttttccctgcagtggggagaagcagactgccccgactccgcagcagcagggaggccccacaccccagaccccagtcggacggccaactcctcctcctagcccccccgctccagcaggccgcagagaccgggggtgtgagaagactccaaacctccctctacccgctcatatgtagtgttgatgtatatgtgttctaaggtgcaattaaaacccaggagggcatggagctacctgccagagagcagcaggtaagcgcatagcccctcctgatagccctcaatgtctacgtgtatttaaaattgagaggtgggcaacgacgccaggggtgaggtgtacaccctgatggtaatttggagtccgtgttgtgagcccacccccaagatcctatatgtatgtgttatgagagtgtgagtaatgtgaatgtctaagttgtgagataaaattgaggcagaggcagccagaaggggacagaggggggggatgcctcctctgcaccctggtgacacacccctaccccaaggccctgcatgtgtgggtgattgtggtggagcgggaagagggaggcagctggagatggggagggaagaaagggaggggcaagtgacccctccctggggccagctcccccgctgaccccagtaggcacccccatgctctgcaacccgccagggaaagggggcccaggcccatccggaccagggcccagtgcagcagcgccgcccggccccacagagcccgggacagcccacccgaccccactacagagaaaactgcacccaccccatcatccactcatcttccagactacacaagacaatagacgcccaggctgagatcttcctccacctctcctatatctccccctcctgcagagagaattcctgaggagaggaaagctcctgcaagatgtgacaacctcccccaccagttgaagagtcccccaggtggctcgatgcactggcggcgccctgcgccaggactgggcccccatgtacccacccgcccacaaccccagcaacacaccaaccaggacccgagcccccgaggcccggccagggccccagcccagagacggagcgcccccagaacctcacgcccgtcccggacccacccaggggcagccaggctaccaggtcagtaacccacgtccgtcagcacagaccctcccctagccccgctgcacgcagccacgaggaaaccgtcacctaagagccaacagagcccttaattggccatgaccgctaccccgggttgagccccccaaggaagatgctcctggggaaccccccgacgccctaagcctgtccctacccccacaccaatcacaacagtgaaggtgggaccaaactatgaccccccacccccactaggtgatggagctgatcaaaggagcccagagcaattgatctgatgtggtggcagaggctgtatcaagactaatgtaatctaatagataatttctatactggttagaattaagattatttttatttttccagttcatgaggactgttttcttggctatgcatagggcagtgaaaaccatgtgggctatattcttttctgaagtgacattatctaagctgcccaacaaacacactaaaggagaagttggaatgttacatttcagacacttcgataagtcttcacatatctcacgccaaaatttctgaactggtggacagaaccaaagagcgtggatataattgtccggtgaattggtttggcagtgtgagcagttgttggtagacgtaaagcccatcttgaacatccgatgacctgtatagtgcactctatgtagtattttgtattgaattaattgaagactgggatttctaattagatgaaaggtttttaagcaaatctgagaccagaagttttggtctaagttaactgataaatccgcttcccattttgcaataggaagtgatattgattcatctattttagaaagcattctgtatattttggatagtaatttgggggttttaagagtaagaaattgaaccacacttggtggtgtttgtagttcaacttgacccggtttaaatttcttttttactatggatttaatttgttgatattctaaaaatcttttcttgttgatcccatattgtgtaactagtctgtcaaatgaaataaattctgttccttctagtatatgttctaaatatttgattcctttacgactccaatctgaaaagtttatcatattattgttttgtaatatgtcagggttgttccagataggtgtacgtttgcatgggattaatgaagactctgtcaacttcagaaactcccaccatgctgtcagagaggagctaatgttgacgcttttgaagcattcatgtcgttgaatgtttgagctgataaatggtagatctgaaatctctagatta
This is a stretch of genomic DNA from Pelmatolapia mariae isolate MD_Pm_ZW linkage group LG16_19, Pm_UMD_F_2, whole genome shotgun sequence. It encodes these proteins:
- the LOC134645751 gene encoding trace amine-associated receptor 13c-like, with the protein product MDNQGGAELCFPQLFNTSCKKPTTPLSQVLFHYIVVFSVSLLTAALNLLVIIAVSHFRQLHTPTNILLLSLAVSDFLIGLLMMPAKIQRDTACWFLGQLTCLIYNYICFISTSASVGIMVLISVDRYVAICDPLHYPTRITDRRVKLCVCLCWLCSVFYNILFIKDDLLQRERHTSCYGECVFVIDYIAGTTDIVLTFIAPVTVIVFLYMRVFVVAVSQARAMRSHVTAVTLQLSVTLTAKKSELKAARTLGVLVLVFLLCFCPYYIVSLFGYKLLNSSSASIVIYLYYFNSCLNPLIYAMFYPWFRKAVKLIVTLHILQPGSCEVSIL